In the Paenibacillus sp. J23TS9 genome, TGCAATGACCTGCTTCATCCGTTCATTTTGATCAAAAGCTTCCTGCCAGGCTTGATGTGCCTCCTGCAGGAGTTCGCTATGGCTTTGTGCGGCCGAGCTTTGTTTGCTCCCAAGCCTGGATAATACATCTGCCGAACCGGTTAAATAATCATCTATCTCATCACGGTACTGGGAATCCTCATCCTCGTCCCGGTTCGCATCCTCATTAGCTTTGGTAACATAATCATCGTATTGGGCTGCGACCCCCGCGGCGGTAGTTACACGTGAAGAACCGAGGGATTCATTGGATATAGAGTTCGAATACAACCCCATCAGAATCCCTGGGATGCCACTTGTGCTTTGTGCAGCTTTTTTCTGCTTGGTCAGCATCTGATCCAGTGCCGCTTCCCGCTTGTCATACAGCTTTTGCAGCTTCCTCAGTACATCCACCGTGTCAGAAGCCTCCTTCATGGAGGAAGATAAGGGCTTAAACTTGCCCAGAATTTCCAGAGTAAAGTCGATGGGTGCCTTGTACTTCATTTCTTCACCGATCTCACGGTTGAAAATATCGTATTCTCCCAGCATCCTGTCCATTGTCAAACCGGAGCTGTCCAGCTCAATGGGCATGACATCAAATTTGTCGCTCCGTACCCCCTTGTCCATACTGTTGTTCAGTACACCCGCCATAATCTGGTCGCCGCTTTGCTCCCCATAGGCAAATAGGCCGTACCGCTCCTGGAGCTCTTGATCATAGGAGGACATAACAGAACGAACCGCAGCATGCACCAGACGCTCACTCTGAACCTTCATGGCGGCAATACGGGCATAATCAATAAAAAGAGCTACAAAAGTGAATATAAGGGCCAGTATCATAATTAAAAAAACGGAAACCGATCCGTTTTCCGATCGTCTTTTAGCGAACACCATCGTTCCCCCTCTTCAGAATCCCTCTACCTGCCTGAAGACTTGAATTTTTCCAGTACCTGTTTGGCGCTGCCCTGATCGGTTTTTCCGTCTTCTCCGGAGCCTTTAAATTTCGAACCGTAATATCGCATCAAATCCACCGTCCGGATAAACTCCACAGGCTCCACTACAATGGAATTGGCATGGGTATCCACATTCGAACCGCCCTCCAGCATGACATTCAGCGGCGGCAGGGAAAGCAGGCGGGTTAGATTCACCGTGACCTTTCGCTGTAGAATCGTATTCTGATAGCTGATTTCACCTTTCATTTCCGCAGGAACCATGCTTCCGGACTTACTCATTTTAATGATAGGAAGCGTACCCCCTCCAACTTCAGCTTCCGGCAATGCCACCGTCTGCTTTTTATCCGTTAAGCCGCTCCAGCCAAACAATATGCCAAGCATACCGTCATCACTCAGCCTCCAGTACAACGAATCGTATTGGCCTTTGGCTACTGCGCCGGTGGCTGCTTCCTTATGGCTGTTGTCCCAGCTGTATGCGGAGCGTTCGGCAACGGCTGAAGCTGTCTGATGCAGAAAGCTCTGTTGATAAATATACAAGCAAAAAAACATCAAAGTGATCGTGACAAGCAGGACGATGGGAAGTACGAGGGAAGCTTCGACGGTGAAGCTCCCCCCGGTGTTTTTTATTAAGCGATTAATCTGAAAAAACTTCATCGCTCTTTTTATCCACCTTATTCAGTAATCTTTCAACAATCCGAAGAAGCTCCTTCCTGAACAACAAAGCAATGATAATGATAACTGCAATAATCAAAATCATTTCCAGCATCCCCAGCCCGTCTTCCTGCTTCCAAAAAGCCTTTGCCTTGCCCCAAGCCATCGTCAACATATCCTTCATCCTCCTACATATTCATCATCATAAATGCGGGTGTTCCTACAAGCACAATGACAATTACAAAGATGACAACCATCGGAAAGATCAGCTTGGAAGATGCCTGTTCTCCCCGTGTACGCGTAATTGCCTTCCGTTTCTCCCAAAGCACCCGGGACAAATCGGTTAAAGCCATGACAAAGTCATTACCGCCCCGCCTGAAATTGAGCAGCACGGTCGTCATAAATATCGATACCTCCTGAACCGCGCAGCGCTTGCTAAAGTTCTCGAATGACTGCTGAAAAGAATATCCGCCTTCCAGATCATCCGTCATCTTGATCAGCTCACGATACAGCGGATGGTTCTTCTCCTGCTTCTTTCGTTCCACGCAGTGGCTGATCGCTTTCTGGACCGTCTCGCCAGCTCCAACCAGAAGGATAATTTTGTTCAGCAGCTCAGGCAGCTCTATCAGGATGTCGTGATCCCGCTTCTGCACCTTGCTGTGCATATCCTTGATCATGGCTGCAGGCAGCAGTATACCTAAAGTAACGCCAATCACCAGCCCGGTGGTCTCTCCCATAGCCAACGTCAACAGACACCCCATCATGAGCAAAAGCCAGCTGTAGCACATCATTTCGCCGACGTATAAAAGTGTTTTTTCAGCGCTTTGACGCTGTCCGTTCAGTTTTTGCACCGAGCGCTGGATCTTGAAGAAGAACAACGGAAACCGGGATGTGACCTTAAACCGGTCAAGAATATACAGCATAGGAGGAACCAGCGATTTAAGCCTGAGTCCTTCCATTTGAAGCTTGGCAATACTCCGGTATTTTGCGCCGCCAATCTGGTTCAGCACCACCCAACCTCCCGCCAGCAGAACCAGTACCAAGGCAGCCAACAGCTTCATGCCCTCACCCCGCTTAAATTTTGATGTTCATCAGTTTGATAATCCATAACAAACAGCCTATTAGCCCAAGTAAAGCAAAGGTTGAAATGATCATGCCCATGCCGCTGAACATCGGTTTCATATAGTCGCCTGAAGTAAGATTCATAAACACCAGCATGAGAATGGGGGCTGCCAGAAGCGCCTTCGATTCAAATTTCTTCTGGGC is a window encoding:
- a CDS encoding type II secretion system F family protein, with amino-acid sequence MKLLAALVLVLLAGGWVVLNQIGGAKYRSIAKLQMEGLRLKSLVPPMLYILDRFKVTSRFPLFFFKIQRSVQKLNGQRQSAEKTLLYVGEMMCYSWLLLMMGCLLTLAMGETTGLVIGVTLGILLPAAMIKDMHSKVQKRDHDILIELPELLNKIILLVGAGETVQKAISHCVERKKQEKNHPLYRELIKMTDDLEGGYSFQQSFENFSKRCAVQEVSIFMTTVLLNFRRGGNDFVMALTDLSRVLWEKRKAITRTRGEQASSKLIFPMVVIFVIVIVLVGTPAFMMMNM
- a CDS encoding TadE family protein → MKFFQINRLIKNTGGSFTVEASLVLPIVLLVTITLMFFCLYIYQQSFLHQTASAVAERSAYSWDNSHKEAATGAVAKGQYDSLYWRLSDDGMLGILFGWSGLTDKKQTVALPEAEVGGGTLPIIKMSKSGSMVPAEMKGEISYQNTILQRKVTVNLTRLLSLPPLNVMLEGGSNVDTHANSIVVEPVEFIRTVDLMRYYGSKFKGSGEDGKTDQGSAKQVLEKFKSSGR
- a CDS encoding Flp1 family type IVb pilin — protein: MLTMAWGKAKAFWKQEDGLGMLEMILIIAVIIIIALLFRKELLRIVERLLNKVDKKSDEVFSD